A single region of the Hyphomonas adhaerens MHS-3 genome encodes:
- a CDS encoding GlsB/YeaQ/YmgE family stress response membrane protein — MTLEGILIFLLVGGVAGWLAGLVVRGGGFGLVGNILVGIIGAFVAGFLFPAVGISLGAGIVASILHATIGAVVLLLIVRVLKRA; from the coding sequence ATGACTCTTGAAGGCATTCTTATTTTTCTGCTGGTCGGCGGCGTGGCCGGTTGGCTGGCAGGCCTGGTCGTGCGCGGCGGCGGGTTCGGCCTTGTTGGCAATATTCTCGTTGGCATCATCGGCGCTTTTGTCGCCGGATTCCTTTTTCCGGCCGTCGGCATCAGCCTGGGCGCTGGGATCGTTGCGTCGATCCTGCACGCGACCATCGGTGCTGTGGTCCTGCTTCTGATTGTGCGTGTGCTGAAGCGCGCCTGA
- a CDS encoding Hsp33 family molecular chaperone HslO, with translation MADTSTPLSDFVANFQIEQRPVRGRAVRMGAASISPILQRHDYPVNLARVLGEAVTLAALVGSSLKFEGRLLVQAEGDGPVKMLVGEYRSDGGVRGYARFDMEAWENLDRVNKGAAPHMPQLFGASGRLGLIIVQDNPAIQPYQGIVPLVKGTLAECAEDYFAQSEQVPTRIRLSLAEFERKGEPGVWVSGGMMVQRIADDEARGDTEEAWNEAQALFATITDQELADPDLPMDQLLYRLFHEQGVRMEPPTQLDDRCTCNEERLIATLQNISDDGLRDLVEDDGTLSIDCQFCGRHYTVPIEKVTGASN, from the coding sequence ATGGCTGACACATCCACACCCCTCAGCGATTTCGTTGCCAATTTCCAGATCGAGCAGCGGCCCGTGCGCGGCCGGGCTGTCCGCATGGGTGCGGCCAGCATTTCGCCAATCCTGCAACGCCACGATTATCCCGTGAACCTCGCCCGGGTCCTCGGCGAAGCGGTGACGCTGGCAGCGCTGGTCGGCTCCTCGCTCAAGTTCGAAGGGCGCCTGCTGGTTCAGGCCGAAGGCGATGGTCCGGTGAAGATGCTGGTCGGCGAATACCGCTCTGATGGCGGCGTGCGCGGCTATGCCCGCTTCGACATGGAGGCCTGGGAAAACCTGGACCGGGTCAACAAGGGCGCGGCCCCGCACATGCCGCAACTGTTCGGCGCGTCCGGACGGCTCGGCCTGATCATCGTTCAGGACAATCCGGCGATCCAGCCCTATCAGGGCATTGTTCCGCTGGTGAAAGGCACGCTGGCGGAATGTGCGGAGGATTACTTCGCCCAGTCCGAACAGGTGCCCACGCGGATTCGCCTGTCGCTCGCCGAGTTCGAGCGCAAGGGAGAGCCCGGCGTCTGGGTCTCCGGCGGCATGATGGTCCAGCGTATCGCCGACGATGAGGCGCGCGGCGATACGGAAGAAGCGTGGAACGAGGCGCAGGCCCTGTTCGCGACGATCACCGATCAGGAACTCGCCGATCCGGATCTGCCGATGGACCAGCTGCTTTACCGGCTGTTCCACGAACAGGGCGTCCGGATGGAGCCGCCGACACAGCTGGACGACCGCTGCACCTGCAATGAGGAACGCCTCATTGCCACGCTGCAGAACATCTCGGACGACGGCCTGCGGGACCTCGTGGAAGACGATGGCACCCTGTCGATCGACTGCCAGTTCTGCGGCCGTCACTACACCGTGCCGATCGAAAAAGTCACCGGCGCGTCGAACTGA
- a CDS encoding L,D-transpeptidase family protein, translated as MKRKRPIAAWKLVAVFSAAMAFLCLPAVLAVAGVDDVRETPGSRAIVEAHTADLSEALAEQGTHLGAPVYLRLTKEPAVLTAYVATPDGVYEPFRSWPVCAYSGKLGPKLAEGDLQAPEGFYSVAPGQMNAASDYHLAFNLGYPNAFDRAQGRTGSYLMVHGDCVSVGCYAMTDEAIEEVWTLMQAAMGEGQKSVPVHIYPFPMTAANLQRHAGDPNAAFWRSLAPAWEAFEETGHVPAVRVSDGTYEITPGT; from the coding sequence ATGAAACGTAAACGCCCCATCGCCGCCTGGAAGCTTGTTGCCGTGTTCAGCGCGGCGATGGCTTTCCTCTGCCTGCCGGCGGTTCTGGCGGTGGCGGGGGTCGATGATGTCCGCGAAACCCCGGGGTCACGGGCCATCGTGGAAGCGCACACCGCAGACCTCAGCGAGGCGCTGGCGGAGCAGGGGACGCATCTCGGCGCGCCCGTTTACCTCCGGCTTACCAAGGAACCTGCTGTCCTGACGGCCTATGTGGCGACTCCCGATGGGGTGTACGAACCGTTCCGCTCCTGGCCGGTGTGCGCCTATTCCGGAAAACTTGGGCCAAAACTCGCGGAAGGGGACCTGCAGGCGCCGGAAGGCTTCTATTCCGTCGCGCCGGGCCAGATGAACGCGGCGTCGGACTACCATCTCGCCTTCAATCTGGGTTATCCCAACGCCTTCGACCGGGCACAGGGCCGCACGGGCTCCTATCTCATGGTCCACGGCGATTGCGTGTCGGTCGGCTGCTACGCCATGACCGATGAGGCGATCGAAGAGGTCTGGACCCTGATGCAGGCCGCGATGGGCGAGGGGCAGAAATCCGTGCCGGTGCACATCTATCCCTTCCCGATGACCGCAGCGAACCTGCAGCGTCATGCCGGGGACCCGAACGCCGCCTTCTGGCGCTCGCTCGCCCCGGCCTGGGAAGCGTTTGAGGAAACCGGCCACGTGCCTGCGGTGCGTGTCTCCGATGGAACCTACGAAATTACCCCGGGAACCTGA
- a CDS encoding NUDIX domain-containing protein produces the protein MARIRTRIFQSWFRLSRPMTLGVRAVMENAAGEVFMIRHTYTPGWYLPGGGVEKGETSIESLERELLEEGGFTLTAPPDLVGIYSNHFVFPNDHVVLYRARPGTWTQGEATSFGEIAEAVWADPLSPPEGTTPGTHRKLQELFAGAPPSPYWAPQR, from the coding sequence ATGGCCCGTATTCGCACCCGCATCTTTCAGTCCTGGTTCCGTCTGTCCCGGCCGATGACGCTGGGCGTCCGCGCCGTGATGGAGAACGCCGCAGGTGAAGTCTTCATGATCCGCCACACCTACACGCCGGGCTGGTACCTGCCGGGCGGCGGTGTGGAAAAGGGGGAAACCAGCATCGAATCGCTGGAACGGGAGCTGCTGGAGGAAGGCGGCTTCACCCTGACGGCCCCGCCGGACCTGGTCGGCATCTATTCCAACCATTTCGTGTTCCCGAATGACCATGTCGTGCTTTACCGGGCCCGTCCCGGCACCTGGACGCAGGGCGAAGCAACCTCATTCGGGGAAATCGCCGAAGCGGTCTGGGCCGACCCGCTGTCCCCGCCGGAGGGAACCACGCCCGGCACGCACCGCAAGCTTCAGGAATTGTTCGCCGGAGCCCCGCCGTCCCCCTATTGGGCGCCGCAGCGCTGA
- the argF gene encoding ornithine carbamoyltransferase, which translates to MAGRHFIDLWHLDHVELREILDMAHAMKKARAGWPKGRVDDGAPLEGHTLAMIFEKSSTRTRFSFDMAMRQLGGSSITATSSDMQLGRGETIDDTARVLSRYVDAVMIRANDHSDVEAFAEFSSVPVINGLTDRSHPCQIMADLQTLEENGLDLRGARIAWVGDGNNVCASFIHAAAKFGFSLAVGTPARFAPDDEDLDIARELQGKIDLFETAEEAVAGADVVIADTFVSMGDKDAERRLEILEPYAVTEDLMELANKGAHFLHCLPAHRGEEVDPEVIDGPQSLVFDEAENRLHAQKAVLRWCLEK; encoded by the coding sequence ATGGCAGGCCGTCACTTCATTGATCTCTGGCATCTCGATCATGTCGAGCTACGCGAAATTCTCGACATGGCCCATGCCATGAAGAAAGCCCGCGCCGGTTGGCCGAAGGGCCGCGTCGATGACGGGGCGCCGCTGGAAGGCCACACGCTGGCGATGATCTTCGAGAAGTCGTCCACCCGTACGCGGTTTTCGTTCGACATGGCGATGCGCCAGCTGGGCGGCTCGTCGATCACGGCGACGTCCAGCGACATGCAGCTTGGCCGCGGCGAGACGATCGACGATACGGCCCGCGTCCTGTCCCGCTATGTCGATGCCGTGATGATCCGCGCCAATGATCATTCCGATGTCGAGGCGTTCGCGGAGTTTTCCTCCGTTCCCGTCATCAACGGCCTGACTGACCGCTCGCACCCCTGCCAGATCATGGCGGATTTGCAGACGCTGGAAGAGAATGGCCTCGATCTTCGCGGCGCGCGGATCGCCTGGGTCGGCGACGGCAACAATGTCTGCGCCAGCTTCATCCATGCGGCCGCGAAGTTCGGCTTCTCGCTGGCGGTCGGCACGCCCGCCCGTTTTGCGCCGGATGATGAGGATCTCGACATTGCGCGCGAACTTCAGGGCAAGATCGATCTCTTCGAGACGGCCGAAGAGGCCGTTGCCGGGGCCGATGTCGTCATTGCCGACACGTTCGTGTCCATGGGTGACAAGGATGCCGAGCGCCGCCTCGAAATCCTGGAACCTTACGCCGTCACCGAAGACCTGATGGAACTGGCGAACAAGGGTGCCCACTTCCTGCACTGCCTGCCGGCCCACCGGGGCGAGGAAGTGGACCCTGAAGTCATTGACGGGCCGCAGAGCCTTGTCTTTGACGAAGCCGAAAACCGCCTGCACGCCCAGAAGGCCGTGCTGCGCTGGTGCCTCGAAAAATAA
- a CDS encoding threonine aldolase family protein translates to MNFTSDTSAPAHPAVIEALASVNTGMEASYGGDSVTAGLREKLAALFETEEFEFWLTASGTASNALALSCFCSSIGAVLCHEEAHIARDERGAPEFFSGGGKLQLLTGFGARIDREALETALGQINPSFVHETPAEVLSLTNLTECGTAYRAAEIALYAGLAKEKGLSVHLDGARLGNVLANGKTAAAEMTWRAGVDVLTLGLTKTGAIGCEIILLFGDARKKSGELRARAKRSGHMPPKMRFLAAQAHAMLDDGLWLKLAGQANARAQALADLFTQAGFDLAYPVDGNEVFPILSKDAARRLVAAGGKFYPWPGGAYRFVCSWSTAEAEIAAVADALRA, encoded by the coding sequence ATGAACTTTACCTCGGATACGTCGGCACCTGCGCATCCCGCCGTGATCGAGGCGCTGGCCTCGGTCAACACCGGCATGGAAGCAAGCTATGGCGGCGATTCCGTCACGGCTGGCCTGCGCGAGAAGCTTGCGGCCCTGTTCGAAACCGAGGAGTTCGAGTTCTGGCTGACCGCGTCGGGCACGGCGTCCAATGCCTTGGCGCTGTCCTGCTTCTGCTCGTCCATCGGCGCGGTGCTTTGCCATGAGGAAGCGCACATCGCGCGGGATGAACGGGGCGCGCCGGAATTCTTTTCCGGCGGCGGCAAGCTGCAGCTGCTGACCGGCTTTGGCGCACGCATTGACCGTGAGGCGCTGGAAACCGCGCTCGGCCAGATCAATCCGTCTTTCGTGCACGAGACGCCTGCCGAGGTGCTGTCCCTCACCAATCTCACCGAATGCGGGACGGCCTACCGGGCGGCCGAAATTGCGCTTTATGCGGGGCTGGCGAAAGAGAAGGGACTGTCAGTACACCTCGACGGCGCCCGCCTCGGCAATGTGCTGGCCAATGGCAAGACGGCGGCCGCCGAAATGACGTGGCGGGCCGGTGTCGACGTGCTGACCCTCGGCCTGACGAAGACCGGCGCCATCGGGTGCGAGATCATTCTTCTGTTTGGCGATGCCCGGAAGAAGTCCGGAGAGTTACGGGCGCGTGCCAAACGGTCCGGTCACATGCCGCCCAAGATGCGGTTCCTCGCGGCGCAGGCGCACGCGATGCTGGACGATGGGCTGTGGCTGAAGCTGGCCGGGCAGGCGAATGCCCGCGCGCAGGCGCTGGCAGACCTGTTCACGCAGGCGGGCTTCGATCTCGCCTATCCGGTCGACGGCAACGAGGTGTTCCCCATCCTGTCCAAGGACGCGGCCCGGCGTCTGGTGGCGGCCGGCGGGAAATTCTATCCCTGGCCTGGCGGGGCCTATCGGTTTGTGTGTTCGTGGAGCACGGCAGAGGCCGAGATCGCTGCTGTGGCTGACGCCCTGCGGGCCTAG
- a CDS encoding saccharopine dehydrogenase family protein: MDRVLIIGAGAAGSVVAQKCAMDRDTFKHITLASRRIESCENVAKLCKTPIEIAQVDADNVPEVVALIEKVKPDLLINMALPYQDLPIMDACLETGCNYMDTANYEPRDVAKFEYHWQWAYHDRFKEKGITAILGCGFDPGVTNVYCAYAQEHLFDEIEYIDIVDCNAGDHGKTFATNFNPEINLREVTQDGKYWKNGEWIEIPALSINCDIDYPEVGPKDSYLIYHEEEESLVKNIKGLKQIRFWMTFGSEYIKHLQVFKSIGLIGLEPIKHKGMDIIPMEFLKDLLPPPSSLAEGYTGKTSIGVIVRGKKDGQPLTKMIYNVSDHAETNKEVSAQAVSYTTGVPPVSGAAMFFRGEWAGKGVFNVEQFPAKPFLDDVAQRGLPWHVIDVNPGDQEELFAVET; encoded by the coding sequence ATGGACCGCGTTCTCATCATCGGTGCCGGCGCTGCCGGTTCGGTCGTCGCCCAGAAATGCGCGATGGACCGTGACACGTTCAAGCACATCACCCTCGCCTCGCGCCGCATCGAAAGCTGCGAGAACGTGGCAAAGCTCTGCAAGACGCCGATCGAGATCGCCCAGGTCGATGCCGACAATGTGCCGGAAGTCGTCGCCCTCATCGAAAAGGTGAAGCCGGACCTGCTGATCAACATGGCCCTGCCCTATCAGGACCTGCCGATCATGGATGCCTGCCTCGAAACGGGCTGCAACTATATGGACACGGCGAACTATGAGCCGCGCGACGTGGCCAAGTTCGAATATCACTGGCAGTGGGCCTATCATGACCGCTTCAAGGAGAAGGGCATCACCGCCATTCTCGGCTGCGGCTTCGACCCCGGCGTGACCAACGTCTACTGCGCCTACGCGCAGGAGCATCTGTTCGACGAGATCGAATATATCGACATTGTCGACTGCAATGCCGGCGACCACGGCAAGACGTTCGCGACGAACTTCAATCCGGAGATCAACCTCCGCGAAGTCACGCAGGACGGCAAATACTGGAAGAATGGCGAATGGATCGAGATCCCCGCCCTCTCCATCAATTGCGACATCGACTATCCGGAAGTCGGCCCGAAGGATTCCTACCTCATCTATCACGAGGAAGAGGAAAGCCTGGTCAAGAACATCAAGGGCCTGAAGCAGATCCGCTTCTGGATGACCTTTGGCAGCGAATACATCAAGCATTTGCAGGTGTTCAAATCCATCGGCCTGATTGGCCTCGAACCGATCAAGCACAAGGGCATGGACATCATTCCGATGGAGTTCCTGAAAGACCTGCTGCCGCCGCCGTCGTCCCTTGCAGAAGGCTATACCGGCAAGACCAGCATCGGCGTGATCGTCCGTGGAAAGAAGGATGGCCAGCCGCTGACCAAGATGATCTACAATGTCTCCGACCATGCCGAGACCAACAAGGAAGTCTCCGCGCAGGCCGTCTCCTATACGACGGGCGTCCCGCCGGTGTCCGGCGCGGCCATGTTCTTCCGCGGCGAATGGGCCGGCAAGGGCGTGTTCAATGTCGAGCAATTCCCGGCCAAGCCCTTCCTCGACGACGTCGCCCAGCGCGGCCTGCCCTGGCACGTCATCGACGTGAACCCCGGCGATCAGGAAGAGCTCTTCGCGGTGGAAACCTAG
- a CDS encoding DUF1499 domain-containing protein gives MIRSILACATLLLCAACASAPKPAGSWISFATLEPGLPTNRYLACNPSICEAAGNTGDALAFASPATDVAAALVRLQPDAEQRTLPNGDIQLRYVAVTPIARFRDDVDVLIRPTGPDTSQVAVYSRSRIGLSDLGKNKSRVEALAKQLDAELAG, from the coding sequence ATGATCCGTTCCATATTGGCTTGCGCCACCCTGCTTCTGTGCGCCGCTTGCGCCTCCGCGCCCAAACCTGCCGGGAGCTGGATCAGTTTTGCCACGCTTGAGCCTGGCCTGCCGACCAATCGTTACCTGGCGTGCAATCCGTCCATCTGCGAGGCGGCCGGAAACACCGGAGACGCGCTGGCGTTTGCCTCTCCGGCCACGGACGTGGCCGCCGCCCTTGTCCGGCTTCAGCCGGATGCTGAACAGCGTACGTTGCCAAATGGCGACATCCAGCTGCGCTATGTCGCTGTCACCCCTATCGCCCGGTTCCGGGACGATGTGGACGTTCTCATCCGGCCCACAGGTCCGGACACGTCACAGGTGGCGGTCTATTCCCGCTCCCGCATCGGCCTGTCAGACCTCGGCAAGAACAAGTCGCGCGTCGAGGCGCTTGCGAAACAGCTGGATGCCGAACTGGCGGGCTGA
- a CDS encoding radical SAM protein: MADTDFPAEKFTHPDFTAKGETRASVAWTGLKTLWFNTGTLCNIECRNCYILSSPKNDRLVYLTLADVMPYLDEVDRMTPDGVEIGITGGEPFMCPDILPIMEAILFREHSLLLLTNAMRPMMRPRIREGLCRLRDNGLAEKLTLRVSLDSHDPALHDAERGEGAFEEACAGLRWLADEGFQVAIAGRQSLHEDEAAARAGYGALASSLGLSLDAADPKQLVLFPEMIPQDDPPEITTACWGILDKVPESIMCADQRMVIRRKDAARATVTACTLLVDDPAFELGHTLKQATAEPVKLNHPWCASFCVLGGGSCSA, translated from the coding sequence ATGGCAGACACAGATTTTCCCGCTGAGAAATTCACCCACCCAGACTTCACGGCCAAGGGCGAGACCCGTGCCAGTGTTGCCTGGACGGGGCTGAAAACGCTCTGGTTCAATACCGGCACGCTCTGCAACATCGAGTGCCGGAATTGCTACATCCTCTCCTCTCCCAAGAACGACCGGCTGGTCTATCTGACCCTCGCCGATGTCATGCCTTATCTGGATGAGGTTGACCGGATGACACCGGACGGGGTTGAGATCGGGATCACGGGCGGTGAGCCGTTCATGTGCCCGGATATCCTGCCCATCATGGAGGCGATCCTGTTCCGGGAACACAGCCTCCTGCTGCTCACCAATGCCATGCGGCCAATGATGCGTCCCCGCATCCGGGAGGGGCTCTGCCGCTTGCGCGATAACGGCCTCGCAGAAAAGCTCACCCTGCGCGTCTCGCTCGACAGCCACGACCCGGCCCTGCACGACGCCGAACGCGGCGAAGGGGCTTTCGAGGAGGCCTGCGCGGGCCTCCGCTGGCTGGCCGACGAGGGCTTTCAGGTTGCGATTGCCGGGCGTCAGTCCCTGCATGAAGACGAAGCCGCGGCCCGCGCCGGCTATGGGGCGCTGGCCAGTTCGCTCGGCCTGTCGCTGGACGCTGCCGACCCCAAACAGCTGGTCCTGTTTCCGGAGATGATTCCGCAGGATGATCCGCCGGAAATCACAACGGCCTGCTGGGGCATTCTCGACAAGGTGCCGGAAAGCATCATGTGCGCAGACCAGCGCATGGTCATCCGGCGCAAGGACGCTGCCCGCGCCACCGTCACGGCCTGCACATTGCTGGTCGACGATCCGGCTTTTGAGCTCGGCCACACGCTGAAGCAGGCGACAGCGGAGCCGGTGAAGCTGAACCATCCCTGGTGCGCCAGCTTCTGCGTGCTTGGCGGCGGCAGCTGCTCGGCCTGA
- a CDS encoding SDR family oxidoreductase, whose translation MTPGIALVTGAGARLGRAMALALGEDGWKVAVHYHSSSEGADETCERIRKAGGMAEPVQADLADETDRSGLVAGAAKVLGGPVSLLINSASTFHDDTALTHSREDWDAHMEPNLRAPIHLAQQMASDLPEGEKGLVINMIDQRVWKLNPIFFTYTLSKAALWQATRTLAQALAPDIRVNGIGPGPTLASAHQTPEEFAAEKAATLTGQGSSPEEIVRAMRYLIAASSVTGQMIASDGGQHLMWQTPDVQA comes from the coding sequence ATGACGCCCGGTATCGCGCTTGTCACCGGCGCCGGGGCCCGCCTCGGCCGCGCCATGGCGTTGGCGCTTGGTGAAGACGGCTGGAAAGTTGCGGTGCACTATCACAGCTCCAGCGAGGGCGCGGACGAGACGTGCGAGCGGATCCGCAAGGCCGGTGGCATGGCAGAGCCGGTGCAGGCCGACCTCGCAGATGAAACCGACCGCAGCGGCCTCGTCGCCGGGGCGGCAAAGGTCTTGGGCGGGCCGGTCAGCCTGCTGATCAATTCGGCCTCCACTTTCCATGACGATACGGCGCTGACCCATTCCCGGGAAGACTGGGATGCGCATATGGAACCCAACCTGCGGGCGCCCATCCATCTGGCGCAGCAGATGGCGTCCGACCTGCCGGAAGGCGAAAAGGGCCTGGTGATCAACATGATCGACCAGCGCGTCTGGAAGCTGAACCCCATCTTCTTCACCTACACGCTGTCCAAGGCGGCGCTGTGGCAGGCGACCCGGACGCTGGCTCAGGCGCTTGCCCCCGATATCCGCGTCAACGGCATCGGTCCCGGCCCGACGCTCGCCAGTGCTCATCAGACGCCGGAAGAGTTTGCCGCCGAAAAGGCCGCCACGCTGACAGGGCAGGGCTCCTCGCCCGAGGAGATCGTGCGGGCGATGCGCTATCTCATCGCGGCGTCCAGCGTGACCGGGCAGATGATCGCCAGCGACGGCGGCCAGCACCTGATGTGGCAGACCCCGGACGTGCAGGCATGA
- a CDS encoding CDP-alcohol phosphatidyltransferase family protein, with translation MPPILRIASAPGRWHTAQMTFKWLPNALTIARCVFALLCLGGIVQALRVQDLIALGAAQDASAADQESRIVVQQLWYQFALLAFLSGALTDFLDGWLARKLQAQSRFGVWLDPIADKFLVGFALLGLALIFHTWLIYIPAAAIIARDVFMTWLRTTPAGKAVVDPSNLAKWKTAFEMAAIIGLMLPLALMPQAAASQHQAGSLTATFIVTGLVGLLWIAAALSLLTGWRYMVAAVRSR, from the coding sequence GTGCCGCCGATATTGCGCATTGCCTCGGCGCCCGGCCGCTGGCACACCGCGCAGATGACCTTCAAATGGCTCCCCAATGCGTTGACGATTGCGCGCTGCGTGTTCGCGCTGCTCTGCCTCGGCGGTATCGTTCAGGCCCTGCGCGTGCAGGACCTCATCGCCCTGGGCGCGGCGCAGGATGCCAGCGCGGCAGATCAGGAAAGCCGCATCGTGGTCCAGCAGCTCTGGTACCAGTTTGCCTTGCTGGCCTTCCTGTCGGGCGCGCTGACAGACTTCCTTGATGGCTGGCTGGCGCGAAAGCTCCAGGCACAGTCCCGTTTCGGTGTCTGGCTCGATCCGATCGCGGACAAGTTCCTGGTCGGCTTTGCGCTGCTGGGGCTCGCGCTGATTTTCCACACCTGGCTGATCTACATTCCGGCAGCGGCCATCATTGCGCGCGATGTTTTCATGACCTGGCTGCGCACCACGCCCGCTGGCAAGGCCGTGGTCGATCCGTCCAACCTCGCCAAATGGAAGACCGCTTTTGAAATGGCCGCCATTATCGGCCTGATGCTGCCGCTGGCGCTGATGCCACAGGCGGCGGCGTCGCAGCATCAGGCGGGCAGCCTGACGGCGACGTTCATCGTGACCGGCCTTGTCGGTCTGCTCTGGATCGCGGCGGCCCTGTCGCTGCTGACCGGCTGGCGCTACATGGTGGCGGCGGTCCGCAGCCGCTGA
- a CDS encoding TetR/AcrR family transcriptional regulator encodes MARTPGARNYNFDAKRSALLESVINFALSGEIQRPSLRQLALAAETSEPTLRHYFTDRKGLVIAMMAELGERAQPIWRQLEQPSESMTDAINACFRHALTRMGDDLFFRMHAFGMVEGMAEPDVGQAYLEHVLEPSLDCVCRKLSGTPGSPDDPEEIRTASIAMFSPVILMCLHQHLLGGRALAPLDDQSTVQHLSNWLSSAFKKTA; translated from the coding sequence ACGCGAAGCGCTCGGCACTGCTTGAAAGCGTGATCAACTTCGCCCTGTCCGGTGAAATCCAGCGGCCCTCCCTGCGCCAGCTGGCCCTCGCCGCCGAAACGTCCGAGCCGACCCTCCGTCATTATTTTACGGACCGGAAAGGGCTGGTCATCGCCATGATGGCCGAATTGGGCGAACGTGCCCAACCCATCTGGCGGCAATTGGAGCAACCGTCTGAAAGCATGACGGACGCAATCAATGCCTGTTTCCGGCACGCCCTGACGCGGATGGGCGACGACCTCTTTTTCCGGATGCACGCTTTCGGAATGGTGGAAGGCATGGCCGAGCCGGACGTCGGACAGGCCTATCTGGAACACGTCCTGGAACCTTCGCTCGACTGCGTCTGCCGCAAGCTGTCGGGCACGCCCGGGTCTCCGGACGATCCGGAAGAGATCCGGACAGCCTCAATCGCCATGTTCTCCCCGGTTATCCTGATGTGCCTGCACCAGCATTTGCTGGGCGGCCGGGCGCTCGCACCGCTCGACGATCAATCGACGGTCCAGCACCTCAGCAACTGGTTGAGCAGCGCGTTCAAAAAGACGGCCTAG
- a CDS encoding calcium/sodium antiporter: MPIPELSLIAALVGGLVIMALAGNALVSGAVSLAARMGVSPLVAGIFIVGFGTSAPEMIVSLDAALSDRSGLALGNIVGSNIANVFLVLGLPALIAPIAAGGVGEKRGLIAVIVAAVAWIGITALMPLTPLVGICFIALLVAYTGLTFIAARRAVAVGKDPGVTEEEDPHLPLWLALIYVPLGVLGLILGADLVIEGGVGIAMFLNVPEEYIGLTLLAIGTSLPEIGAGLVAVVKKQGEVLIGNVLGSNVFNILGAGGIISLFGPIRMAPTFQQYDHWALALATLVIGVVILTKARIGRLMGLLLLLVYVAYIYGLITGLNISGLFQPVGT, encoded by the coding sequence TTGCCCATCCCGGAGCTCTCTCTGATCGCTGCCCTCGTCGGGGGCCTCGTGATCATGGCACTGGCGGGAAATGCGCTGGTCAGTGGGGCTGTGTCCCTTGCCGCCCGCATGGGGGTTTCGCCCCTCGTCGCGGGCATTTTCATTGTCGGCTTCGGTACGTCCGCGCCTGAAATGATCGTTTCGCTCGACGCCGCCCTGTCGGACCGTTCGGGCCTCGCTCTCGGCAATATTGTCGGTTCCAACATTGCAAACGTCTTCCTGGTGCTGGGCCTGCCGGCCCTGATCGCACCGATCGCCGCTGGCGGGGTGGGGGAAAAGCGCGGCCTGATCGCCGTGATCGTCGCAGCCGTGGCGTGGATCGGCATCACCGCCCTGATGCCGCTGACACCGCTGGTCGGCATCTGCTTCATTGCGCTTCTCGTCGCCTATACCGGCCTGACCTTCATTGCCGCGCGCCGCGCCGTTGCCGTTGGCAAGGATCCCGGCGTGACGGAAGAGGAAGACCCGCACCTGCCGCTCTGGCTCGCGCTGATCTATGTGCCGCTTGGCGTCCTGGGGCTTATCCTCGGCGCAGACCTCGTGATTGAGGGCGGTGTCGGCATCGCCATGTTCCTGAACGTGCCGGAGGAGTATATCGGCCTCACGCTGCTGGCGATCGGAACCTCGCTGCCGGAAATCGGTGCAGGCCTTGTTGCCGTTGTGAAGAAGCAGGGCGAAGTCCTGATCGGCAATGTGCTGGGCTCGAACGTGTTCAACATCCTTGGCGCGGGCGGCATCATCTCCCTGTTCGGACCGATCCGCATGGCACCGACCTTCCAGCAATATGATCATTGGGCGCTGGCGCTCGCCACGCTGGTCATCGGGGTCGTGATCCTGACGAAGGCGCGCATCGGGCGCCTGATGGGTCTGCTGCTGCTGCTCGTCTATGTGGCGTACATCTACGGCCTGATCACCGGCCTCAATATTTCCGGCTTGTTCCAGCCGGTGGGGACATGA